From the Marinobacter sp. es.048 genome, the window CGGTGATCCCTGGTTGCTGTCCACGGACGTGGGCCCGGTGATTGACGAGAATGCCCGCAAGAAGATCGTGGACCACTGCGAGAAGTTCGAGCGCAACGGTAAGCTGCTGAAGAAAATGGAGGTTCCCGAGAAAGGGTTGTTTGTTTCTCCGGCGGTTCTCAGCGTCAGCGGTATTGAAGAGCTTGAAGAGGAGATCTTCGGGCCGGTACTGCATGTGGCAACGTTTGAGGCGAAGAACATCGATAAGGTGGTGGACGATATTAATGCCAAGGGCTACGGTCTGACGTTTGGTATCCATAGCCGTGTTGATCGCCGGGTTGAGCGCATTGCCAGCCGGATCAAGGTCGGCAACACTTATGTAAACCGTAACCAGATCGGCGCAATCGTGGGCTCCCAGCCCTTTGGTGGCGAGGGCCTCTCCGGCACCGGCCCCAAGGCTGGCGGTCCTCAGTATGTTCGTCGATTCCTGAAAGGTGACACGGTCGAGCGTGAGGCGGATTCCAGTGTCAGGACAGTGGATGCGAAGCAGCTGCAGAAGCTGATTGGCCAGCTGGACAAACTGAAGGCGCCCAAGCCTGAAGCCCGTATGGAGGCCATCAAGCCCATCTTCGATGATGTTCCAGCGCCGCTGGATGCCCACGCGGAAGAGCTGCCCGGGCCAACGGGTGAGACCAACCGCCTGTCCAACCACGCTCGTGGTGTGGTGCTGTGTCTGGGGCCGGATAAGCAAACCGCCCTGGAGCAGGCCGGTACCGCATTGTCACAGGGCAACAAGGTAGTGGTGATTGCGCCAGGTGTTCAGGACACCGTGGACCAGGCCGTGAAGGCAGGACTGCCGATTACCGGAGTGGAGGGTCTGCTGGAGCCAGAAGCACTGGCTACGGTGGATGGTTTCGAAGCAGTGGTTAGCTGTGGCGTTCAGTCGCTGCTCAAGGAATACCGTGAGGCGCTGGCCAGGCGTGATGGCGCCTTGCTGCCGCTGATTACAGAGCACACCCTGGATCAGCGTTTTGTGATCGAACGTCACCTGTGCGTCGACACAACCGCAGCGGGCGGTAACGCCAGCCTGATTGCCGCCTCCGAATAATCGGCGGCAATCGGTTCCAACGCGCCCGGCGTCAGTCAGTCCTGATGTCGGGCGCGCCTGTTTTCAGCCGTTGGTTAAACAGCATTCGGCGGCCTTCGGCCTCTGCAACGTCCGAGAGGAAGAAGCTGACCGATGATCCCGGTCCCCTCTGGGCCAGAAGACCTGCATCAAGGGCGCTCAGACAGCCGATTTTCGGGTAGCCGCCGATGGTTTGCCGGTCTTTCATCAGGACAATTGGCTGGCCGTCTTTCGGAACCTGAATGGCACCGTAGGCGATCCCCTCCGAGACAATCCCGTCCAGACCTGAATGGATGGCATCGCCTTTCAGGCGATACCCCATTCGATCGATATTCTGGCTGATTTCATAGTCGCAGGAGAAAAACTTCATCCGCTGAACGGCCGGGAAGCTTTCATACTGATAGCCGGGAATTACCCCCAGACGCAGGTGCTGTTGATAATCGGGGATTTCCGGTTCGGGAAGAAACGCCTCAAGAAATGAGGCGTTTCTCTCGAACTCCAGCTTATCGCCTTTGGCCAGTTTCGCTCCCTTGCCATCGAGGCCCCCCAAGCCCTCGCGTGCCACGGTAGCGCAACTGCCCAGCTTCATGGCTGGCTTGAATCCGCCACTGACAGCCAGGTAGGCCCGCAAACCGCTCACCGGCGCGTTGAACTCCAGACGGTCACCCTTGCTGATGTGATGGGTGCGCCATGGTTCAATGGTCTTATCGTTGATTTGGGCGCCGAGATCGCCACCGGTAATGGCTATGCAGGCATCATGGTGCGCCTTGAGGCTGAACCTGCCAAAGGTGATTTCGATCTGGGGGGCATTGAGGTCATTGCCCAACAGGCGGTTCGCCCAGAAAAATGCAAACTCGTCCATGGGGCCACCGGTTGTCACGCCCATGTGCTGGTAGCCATGTCTGCCGGAATCCTGGATAAGGGCCAGCATTCCCGGGTCGAGAACTTCAAAGCTCATCGAGGTTGCCTCCCAGCTCAAGAAATTCGTCCCGACAGATGGCGCGGAAACGCACCTGGTCACCCACCTGTACTAGCGCCAAGGAGTCGCTGTCCCAATCGACCATCTTTTGCGGCGTGCGGCCAATAATCTGCCAGCCACCGGGCGTGCAGCTTGGGTATATCGCGGTTTGAGTGCCTGCTATGCCGACGGAGCCGGTAGGTACTTTCAGTCTCGGGGTCGATTTCCGGGGAATGGCAATCCGTTCGTCGGTGCTTCCCAGATAGGCGAAGCCGGGCGCGAAGCCGATAGCGTAGACCTGATAAAGCTTTTCACTGTGGATGCGGACAACATCGTCTCGAGACAGCCCTGCATGCTCGCAGACATCCTCCAGATCCAGACCCACTTCAGGACCATAGTAGACGGGCAGCTCGACAATGCGGGTGGAGTCGTCCCCGTTGGAGCTATCGTCACCAGAGTCTATCGCTGAGCGCAACCGGCGTGTGATGGCAAAACGGTCAGCCTGCTCCAGATCCCAGGTCACCAGGATTGACGTGTAAGACGGCACCAGGTCGATGATGAGGTCTGGCATGTCACGGCGCAGCCGATCGGTGGCCCGCTTGACCAGGCCGGCAGACTCCGCGCCTATCTGGTCGCCAAAATACACCATGCAGGTGTTTTCGTTGACCGACTCGATCCTCATATAGCTTCCACAACCTGTCGCATGTGCCGCGCCGCATCGACGGCATGGTAGCTGTCGCCGTGAATGCAGATGGTATCGGCTTTGATCGGAATGCGTTTGCCCGAAATGGAGGTGACAGTGCCGTCCCGGATAATCTGGGTGACCTGTTCTTCAATGGCTTCGGTGGTTTCGTGGACGGCACCGCGTACCGACCGTTTCACCAGTTTACCCTCGTCGCTGTAGGCGCGATCGGAAAAGGCCTCGAACCAGACCTCGATACCGTACTCATCTGCACGGTCCTTGACCTGTTGCCATTCGGGGGTTGCCATAACCACCAGCGGGCATTGCGGCGCATAGGAGCGCACTGCAGACATAACGACGGATAGCGTGGTGTTTTCCACCATCATCCGGTTATAGAGAGCCCCGTGGGGCTTCACGTAGGAAATGGATGTGCCGTGCACCTGGCAGATCCCGTTCAGCGCGGCCATCTGATAGACCAGGATGGCCTTGAGCTCGTCCGGCCGGCAGTCCATGTCGCGGCGGCCGAAACCGAGCAGGTCCGGGTAGCCGGGGTGGGCGCCAATGGTGACGTTCTGGGCCAGTGCCAGTTTGACGGTGTGGTCCATGGTCAGGGGGTCGGATGCATGAAAACCGCAGGCAATACTGGCCATATCTATGTAAGGCATGACTTCGGAGTCCATGCCTTTGGTCCAGGTGCCGAAGCTCTCACCCATATCGCAGTTCAGTTTCATTGTGTACCTCCGAAAAACGTTGTTGCCTGCGTCATCCCCGGCTCATGGTCTGCGGCAGGTAAGTGACAATCTCCGGGAACCAGCCGATCAGGAAAAGTGCTGCCATGATCAGAAGGAAGAACGGGAGTGCCGCCCGGGCCACATAGAGTATGTCCTTGCCTGTCAGAGCCTGGATGACGAACAGGTTGAAGCCTACCGGGGGCGTAATCTGTGCCATCTCTACCACCAGTACAATAAAGATCCCGAACCACAGCAAGTCGATGCCAGCCTGTTGAACCATCGGCATGACAACCGCAACGGTCAGAACCACGACTGAAATCCCGTCGAGGAAGCAGCCCAGGAGCACGAACAGTACGGTCAGGCCAATCAGAAGTTCGAACGGCGACAGGGACATGCTGCCGATCCAGGCGGCCAGCTCC encodes:
- a CDS encoding 5-oxoprolinase subunit PxpA, whose amino-acid sequence is MKLNCDMGESFGTWTKGMDSEVMPYIDMASIACGFHASDPLTMDHTVKLALAQNVTIGAHPGYPDLLGFGRRDMDCRPDELKAILVYQMAALNGICQVHGTSISYVKPHGALYNRMMVENTTLSVVMSAVRSYAPQCPLVVMATPEWQQVKDRADEYGIEVWFEAFSDRAYSDEGKLVKRSVRGAVHETTEAIEEQVTQIIRDGTVTSISGKRIPIKADTICIHGDSYHAVDAARHMRQVVEAI
- a CDS encoding biotin-dependent carboxyltransferase family protein, which translates into the protein MSFEVLDPGMLALIQDSGRHGYQHMGVTTGGPMDEFAFFWANRLLGNDLNAPQIEITFGRFSLKAHHDACIAITGGDLGAQINDKTIEPWRTHHISKGDRLEFNAPVSGLRAYLAVSGGFKPAMKLGSCATVAREGLGGLDGKGAKLAKGDKLEFERNASFLEAFLPEPEIPDYQQHLRLGVIPGYQYESFPAVQRMKFFSCDYEISQNIDRMGYRLKGDAIHSGLDGIVSEGIAYGAIQVPKDGQPIVLMKDRQTIGGYPKIGCLSALDAGLLAQRGPGSSVSFFLSDVAEAEGRRMLFNQRLKTGAPDIRTD
- the pxpB gene encoding 5-oxoprolinase subunit PxpB, translated to MRIESVNENTCMVYFGDQIGAESAGLVKRATDRLRRDMPDLIIDLVPSYTSILVTWDLEQADRFAITRRLRSAIDSGDDSSNGDDSTRIVELPVYYGPEVGLDLEDVCEHAGLSRDDVVRIHSEKLYQVYAIGFAPGFAYLGSTDERIAIPRKSTPRLKVPTGSVGIAGTQTAIYPSCTPGGWQIIGRTPQKMVDWDSDSLALVQVGDQVRFRAICRDEFLELGGNLDEL